The Lacerta agilis isolate rLacAgi1 chromosome 14, rLacAgi1.pri, whole genome shotgun sequence sequence CTTTTGTCTGCTTCTTGCCCATCTCATACACACTCAACTGCTCTGGTCTTTGTTTTTCCTCACTACCAGTTAGGTGAGAGAGGGAGGCCCATGGGGGTCCACCCATGTACTCTCTAGCGCAGAGCCACTTCATTTGTTATACTAATGACCATACTTATGGCCAATAACTCAACAAGAATCTTGCGTGGCTGATTCAACAGTCCAATTCTCCATTAAATTTTTAACACTTGCAGGACCCAGGACACCAGAAactagaagggactcaggcaccATGCAGGCTAACCCTCCAAGTTCACAAcaatacatacattaaaaccagcatgtGTCATATGCCTCATGTCCATAACTCtcccaggaaggctcacctggctatttaaataatctatggcATATTAAAGGGGGGTATTTTTTTGTTTGATACTAtggtatatattttgtgttcttatattgtaaatcaccctgtgatcctcagatgaaggacggtatagaatttggataaataataaatacataaataaccaATATTAGTTATTTCACTACCTGACATCATGATGACTAGAAAATACTTACCACAGTGTAAATCCACCAAGAGTAATTAGGCAGAGGAGTGAAGGACAAAACAATCACAGTTCAGTCAAATGTGTTCCGAAGCAGAAACCACTATGTATTCTAGTACATGTAGCAGAAATGCTGGCTATTTCCAGGAACTATGTAGATGTGCATTCCGTCTCAGAAACACTTAATCCATATAATTTATATCAAGGCTTGAGGGACTCACTAACACTGAAATCCCATGGTTATCTATGCTCACAGGTAAGAGGGTATCAGACTACAGCATTAGCCTATGTCCAAGCCATACAGTCTCCTGCAGTACTCCTGTGTTACCTTTTTCCACTAGTATGCTAGTGGATGTCCCAAGTGGATGTTCCAAGATGAGCTGTGGGAGAAACACAAATAGTAAGACACTTGACTTAATTATTTGGGGATTAGTGACATATGAAGAATGAAACAAATGGTGTATTTCCCATTTAATCTACCAGTACAGACATCTACATTTTATTAAAAGTCTATGCTACACAACTGAAGTCATTGCAGTAGAATATCCTATGTCATCTACAACCCAAAATTAACACCCCATGttgtcttcaaaaaacaaaacaaaaacacctttaTAAATGCACAAAGCTTTCTGTGCTCCATCTGTTCCTCGCTATTCAAAAATCGATGATATCTGTGGTACAAAACTAAGGCAAATGTGGTCAGGAAACCTACTAGTAAAAATCTAGAAGGGTAAGGTTATTTAAAATACACCCTAGTGTGAGGATTTCTACCTTTCCTTTATCAGGGAAAGCAGGCTGTTTGGAAGAATCATCACCATATCCTTTCCCATAGTCGCTTTTCAACCTTTCTTGCATCTGTTGAGATTGACCCTCTAGAGAGTTGAACTGTGATTAATTGTTTAGGATCTCCAAGAAAAATCATACATATATATTTCTTTGATGGgttgaaaaaaataattaatcaTCTGCCACATTCAAATCTTCAAATGGCTACAATGGACACTAGAGGCTCCATCCTGTTCTTATAGTTGCTTACTACTATTCACCATAATTGTTAAACAACTAAGTATTATTAGTACTGTTTACAGCAGATACTACTTAATATTTATTCATGTATGATCAAACAGTCACTTGTTCTGTTCATTGTTTCCACCATATGATCCTTTAGCTATATTCAATGTTACTATGTGAAGAAATGTGTGCATTGTTGATATAGACACTACTGGGGGCTACCACCCTTGCTCGCATTGCTTGCCAACCTGGCCTGCCCCCACCATCATCAAAGCCCCTTTCTTTACACCTTGCCAAAATACACCATCCCCTCACTgatcaggtggcgctgtggtctaaaacactgagcctcttgggcttgccaatcagaaggttggcaattcgaatccccgcaacggattGAGCTGcaattgctctgtcccagcttctgccaacctagcagttcgaaagtatgccagtgcaagtagataaataggtactgctgcgtcAGGAAGGTGAACAGTGTTTCCATACACTCGGTTTCGGTCAcaatgttctgttgtgccagaagtagtttagtcatgctggccacatgacctggaaagctgtctgtggacaaacaccggctccgtcgacctgaaagcgagatgattgctataccccatagttgcctttgactggacttaactgtccaggggtcctttacctttacctttccccccTTCAGCCGCCATCTCCCCACACCTCTGTCAACCCTCTGATACCCTTGCAGTTCCATCAATCCCCACCTCTTGCAGCTCCTTCAGCTCCCCCACCCTCACTGTTCTTTCCATGCCCTCAACCTCTCCACCCCCTTCAACCTCCATCCCATCAAAGCTCATTCAACTCCCCACACTAACCTATCTGTCAAACTCAATCTTGTGGCCAAAGTTCTTCACTGTTTTAAAGGGCCTGCAGGTATCTGTTCTTTGCATTAAATATGTGTTAGAAAGCAACAGACTGGCTTTCATTAGCCAGAACTTACTGagactcagttctggcacctctcaggtgggtgccattgccattctcagagaatgagggaggtgttcctggtgagttctggcacctcttttgaaGATTAACTTGTAGCACTGCCTATAATTTAATATGAACCATTCAAAATGAGCCCTCCCAGCCTGTCGGATGACAACATGTGTACCATATAAGAGCTAAGCAAACTTCAGGTTACCTTCAGGAGCTAGGTGCAAAATGGCAGCTCAAGAGGCGGAACTAATTACCAGCTCAACCATGTAAACTGGTCACTGGGAAGGTCTGCATTTGCACGTACAAACCTATGTCCGAGTTACTCCACCTCAGGGACTATAAAGCAAAATTCTAACAGTGACCAATGAAGCTGCATAAGTGTCAAAGACAACCAATCAATACACCTATTTCACAAAATCTTCATCTCCCAAGGCCAATCAGGTgtgggtaaaaaaagaaaaaaacatccaTCCCTGACAAAAGACCTAACCCCAAGGGAGGGTGAACGTGGAATTCTTGATTCGATTAGGGCTACTATTGTAAATTGGACCACCTTTTCTAGGCCAGGCTGCCCCACATTTCCCAGAAGTCCAATGATACTGTGGAGACTCCCAGGGAATCCCATGAGGCCTTCAACTACTGGAGACTCACCACACAGGACATCCAAAGCACCTTGACCACAGAAGTGGTCAGCATATTGGGATTTCTCATAATAACCATCTGCAACAGGCTACATCCAGACAGTGAAAATGTCAGACCAGTAAACTTTATGGCCAATTTAGGATAGGAATTCAGGTTTTTCTCTAGCCAAAGTCCAACGTACAAAGTCATACAATCATTTTCCAGATCACTGTTCTGTATCTGTTAGCTGACCCTAACAAGCTGGACACATTGTGTGATGTACAGCTGCTccttaggacacacacacacacacacacacacacacacacaagcatgtgGATCATCATAGTTGCCTGCATTTTAAATTCCCCTTGGGGATGTGGATGGGGGGCTGTTATGTCAAGATTTTGTGCTTCAAAAATTTACAGTTAAACCACTGATGAAATCAACTTCTTtcttatgtatgtatttatggatggatggatggatggatgaccTGGAAAATAATTTTATCGTTTCTTCCAGTTTCATTCAGAATACATTTATTCATAGCATGTTAATatgtttaaaggaaaaacaaacaattcTGTTCTATGTAAACCTAAGAAGAAATCTACTACCTTTGTGCAGGAGACACAACCTATGTCCTAATCAGCCAATTAAATAAGAAGAGAGCAATTAAGGATTAATTAAGTCAGAAGGTAACAACTTTATGTTGCCACAAACACACAAGGCCCATAACCTCAGAGAGACTTTGTCAAATAAAGCCCCAAGGCACAAACTTCAACAGGCCACACTGGACTCATAATAAACAGCTGAATTTGAAGACTGGAATACCATTGGGAGAGTTTACAATTAAAGGGAGGTTTGCCAATTACTTAGTATGATGAGGATTTGTCCTGTAATGAGAAGGGGCAGCTAATCTTACAAACATTTGTTTCATGTGTAAACTTTTTCCAAATAACTAAATATTGTCCTCTTACTTTATGAAAACATATATTGCTGTAACAGTTCTccaatgtttattttaattgtaaAGAAACTGTAATTCCAATTTTCAGTCTTTAATAAACATCTACGCCAACTCCCCAATTGGAAACATGGTCTAATTAAAGAAACTAATAGCAGATTGCTCAAAGGCATAGTTAATGAAGTCCTAGAGTTATAGCCCCCCAATACATACACCCATTCCTCATGTTTTATATCTACAGGGCCAACGTTTGGGGGTAAGGAGGACACAATTTATTGGTACCCAGATATCCAGGGTGTGGGGCAGTCCAGGTTTCAATCCCATTActatgaaagaaaaaaaagaatcaaaTTTGTATATTATGTTTGATATTTATGGGAACTTATTTATCTATGTATCTCTTGTCCAGTTCTTCAAATATTGCCATAGGATTACGCCATTGGTCTATTTGTAAAGGGTTAGGTCCAGATGTAGCTGTGCTTAGAACAGACCCACAGAAATAATGATTAACTTAAATATCCTTAGGTTTAGTGGATCTGTTGTAAGCATGACTAagtttggatacaacccaaaatgTTTCCAGCCATGTTAGACCTTTTGATGCTTCAGATAGCATTTTATTTAAACGGGCTTGAGATTGTTGGTTTTTGACCAAGCAGTATACAAGTCTTgttaaataaaatcacatttaaaaaatgaggaaATCATGTATTAAGACCAACTGAAAATTTGCAAAATATCAAGCTGTGTAGAATTTGAGAAAAGATGGGGGAATCtaatggcatcatcatcatcatcaatcatcCAGTATGGGTTAGGGAAGATATTTCATGTTTGTTCAGTTTCTCATTTGGCAGTCtttatttctctccatttctgaatCAGTTTGTGATTGCTTTATTACTTTCTAAAGTTGTTATAAAACTtcattttggaaaataaaaaggaagtgcAGTGAAGTCCCACAGTCTTTGCCAATGCTTCATGTGAACTTTCTTTAATCTCATCACCAGTGAGTGAGAAGTGGAGTTACACCTTTTTGATGTCAGCATGGTATTGGGATTAGGTGAAATAGGGGCAAAGGATGGGCAACTCTAGATTGGTGACGTCCCACATGTATGCACATACCTATAGGATGTTACTACAAAGCTGGAGTTCCCCTGATTTCTCCACAACACAACTCCATCCAGATCCTGGAGAAATcactgccactgcactgccagaACAGTAGCACCACCACTCTGTCCTGCCCACCCCATGTTATGGATTCATGAGATTGTTTCAGCTACATCTTGAAAAAGATATGGAAAACATGTATTCcttccatcatttatttattttcatatgtACATTTGAATGTAACCTTCCTTTGATTAAGTCTCTCAGGGCCTCTTTCACCTTTTTCATTTCTCAGGGTGTAGATAAAAGGGTTGAGGACAGGGGTTATCACTGCTGTCAAGATGCTCACCACTTTCTTGAGATCCAGGGATGGTCCCTTGGATTGCCTCAGTTTCATGCCAGTAAAAACTGAGAGTCAACATGGAGCTATTGAAGTCCACTTCATTATGGATAGTTAGGGAATAGCAGAAACACCGGGGGGcatattttacttaatataaatacattaaattaatacaaattaatgaaatgttattAGAACAGTATGAAATGATATGAATTAATTGGAAACGTAAGTttgccttggtgaagatttgacgttttctccccccaaacagtttttcatctgggcttccactgaaatgaggctgcattttaagttgtatttcccccccccccctgtttttaagttgtattttaatcaattgtttttatacctgatattagccaccctgagcccggtcttggccggggagggcggggtataaataaattattattattattattattattattattattattattattattattattattgaattctACTCATAGTAGTCCTACTGAAATGGATGGACCAGTTGTCAtgtttgttaatttcaatgggcctgcgTATGAATAAGTGTAGATACAATCCTTTAACATTATTTGTACATTATGAGTGGAGAAAACTCCTTGTTCCAAGTCTCAACTATTCTAAGGTaccatttaaaaaagaatctgaGAAATAGGCATCTTGCTCGCACAAATGGACAAGTAGATACACAGCTTAGAGCTACTTCTGGATctattgctgttgcttgaggcttaGGTGGCCTCGGTGGCACAGAGTgttttccatcagctttggctggtggcccagctgcacccctgtcTGTACAGAAATAGCCTAACTTCTATCGCCTATGCTCTGGTAGTCTATAGGTTAGgttactgcaatgcattttacacagggctgcttctgaagatggtttggaaacttcatctggtgcagaatttggtggccaggttgctcgccagggcaagacagtttgagaaTAGTACACCAATCCTGAggacccaactgcactggctaacaattagtttccaggcccaattcaaagtgctggttttgacctataaagccttaaatggctcggGATGGCAATACCTTAAGGCCCGCCTCTCCCTGTAGGAACAAACCTGGACCCTGAGACCATCATCCGATGCTTTTTTTCAAGTGCCCACTGCAcaggaggtccagagggtggcaacacaaaatGGATCTTTTCGGCAGTGGCTTCTCTTTTGTGttatgctctctccagggaggtttgcctgcaaccttcattacatatcttcaggagacaggcaaaaacacttcTCTTTAACCAAGCATTTGGCTTTgtctgattaacattctatgtccttttaaatgtgttttttttgggaggtgggTTATTAGTTTGTTACTGTTTCTGTCCTTtgttttgtgttctcgttttttatttttatattgtgaaccgcctgtgatcttcagatgaaaggtggtacgcaaatttaataaataaatatgtataattataaataaatatactacATTTGATATCTATCCCCAGAATTAATACTTGCACTTAACATGTTTTTAGGAGATAAAATGAAATTGTTCCCCAGCTTCTGAAAGTTTAATAGATTGCAGACAAGCCAATTTCACAGGCGCTGTCTCATTTCTGTATAAACCTCTGGTTTCATGCCACTGGGATAAGCAATCTTCATAAGTTATTAAATGGGCCAAGTAAGTGGAGAAAGCAGGGAATCAATGATACAGAAAAAGGTTTGGAATTCGCCTCTTCTTTATTAACTTTCCGCCAATAACagggaaacaatttttttttaatgtaaagagAAAATGGTACCATTCACTGTATTATATTAACAAGTTAATCTTCAAAATTTACTGTATTCGCCTCCACAAAAAAGGCTTCCTTCATACCCATATTCCTgaaattgctggggggggggaatgctgggCTAAATTCTTTGGTCCTGCTTGATATGTATGTTTTCTACATTAAATAACCAGGTATAGCAACCAGCTGCGAATGTTCCCATATACATCAGCACTGGCACCGTATCTATGGGTGGTCCCCTACACAATTCTAATGCACCTCATTAGTCTCATAGGAACACGTACAGATCCCATTGATACATCTTTTCCAAATCTGACAGCAGAACATTTTATcccaagaaacaaaagcaaaacattaaatATGAGAGGTTATCGCAACCACATCTAATTTATCAACTAAATGGTTTCAGTTTTCCAAATTGGATTTTCAAAGGCATTGTGAAAGGTGGGCATCTTCCAAGGATTCTCCCCAAGGCTTCATTTACATCTTTGTTCCTTAGGCTGTATATGAGGGGGTTGACCATTGGAGTGAGGACAGTGTAAAAGAGAGAAAACACTTTGCGAAGATGCCTTAGGATGCTGACTCTCGGGACCATATAGACCATTATGAGTGTTCCATAGAACAGGCTGACCACCAACAGGTGAGAAGAGCAGgtggaaaatgtttttttccttccagtagtagATGAGATTCTTAGGATTGTGGCTATGATATAAATGTATGAGGTCATGGTGAGCAGGAAAGGAGGTAAAGTGAATGTGCAGGCAAAAACAATATATATGAGCTCCACCCAATAGGTGTCACTGCAGGAGAGCTTTAGCATGGCTTTTAAGTCACATATATAATGATCTATTTCATTGGGGCCACAGAAGAATAGCCATGACATTGAAATGGTTGTAATGGTGCTGACCAAAAATCCACATACCCAAGACCCAGCTGAGAGCTGGAAGCACAACTGGCCATTCATGAGGGATGCATAATGCAGCGGTTTACAAACTGCTAAGTACCTGTCATAAGACATTGCAGAAAGGAGATAACATTCAGTTCCTGCTAGGCAAGCAAATACGTAATACTGCACTAAACAGCCTGCAAATGAAATCTCTTTCAAGCCGGTCAAGAAACTAGCCAGCATTCTTGGGAGAACAGCTGAACTATAGCAGATCTCCAAGCAAGACAGATTCCCCAAGAAGAAGTACATTGGAGTGTGAAGGCATCGGTCAGTCACAATGAGCACGGTGATGAGAAGGTTCCCACACAGGGTCACCAAGTAAATAATCAGAAATACCAGGAAAAAAAGACCTTGCAGTTTAGGGAGATCCTCAAATCCTAGCAGGATAAATTCTGTGACAGTTGTTTGATTTCTCCATCCTGCTCTTCCCATAGGTTTCTTTCTGTGTGGGGATGAAATAAACCATCAGATCTCTTTGAGAAGGAGCAACAATTTAATCAACAAAGCTAAGACAATGGAAGCTCAATTTTATCAGTctccttcagctgctgcagaaagtGCATAGAGAGATTTGCCTCACAGTGGGACATGTCTCTGCCCAACaacgtttttttgtttttgttttgttttttaaacacagtCCCAGTGCCCATATCTGTCCCCTTAACCAGGGACAGTGGGCCTTTCCTGTGGGCTTTATGGTCAACCTTGCAGTGCCCTCATACCGTGTGAAACCCAGTCACTAAAAAAAGAACCAGTTCACTaataagagaaaagaaaagcactttaCCTTAATTACAAGTGTTTAATAAAAGCTGTTATGCTGTCAAAATCCCTGTACTGCAGTTTTCTGGAAAACTAGTTGTTGACATGCATCTTGGTTTTCCTGTAGGATGTTCTCTTTTAAATCACCCTTAATCTACTCAATCTGCTGCCTGCAGTTCCCATTGAAACCAAGCAATTTAAGGCTGACACTGTCTCTGGTTGTGCTACAATATGCTCTAATGTTGGGAGGGAACTACTTAAATAAATGAGCCCATTCCGATCTACAGCAAGCAGAATGAAGAAACTCCCTTTACAATACTTCTGCAGTATAATTAGCAGAAGCACTGTAATTATCACTGCTAATTACAGAGATAGAAAAATATAACACATGTTGTTAAATGGTGTTTTCTGTTGCaaatttttaaacaaagaaaagcagcaaaagcacagcaaaagaaaaaaatgcaaggaATAAAAGGGGGGTGTCAACTTAACATTAACAATACAAGAAGCATCAAGTCATCCCTCTTAATTCAAACATACAGATtgatgcatgccatccaaatgtcTCAACAGGAATCTAAAGTTGGTGTTTAAACAAAGTACATTCAAATATAGTAAGGTTGTTCAGTTCTTCAGACCATTGCATAATAGAAGACGAGTATTTATCCTTCTGGGTTCAGAGTATAAGCCTGAGGCACTATAGATAATATAGGAATAAAGTTCTAAAATTCATGAACATCCTCAAATAGCAATGATTTCACCAATACAAAACTGACATGGACAACAATAACaaaggaattattattaataatatttttttctccaaggagctcaaaatggCACACATCATTTCCCAACTCCTCATTTAGTacccacaaaaaccctgtgagataggttatgctgagagacaGGGATTggcacaaggtcacccaatgagctttatggctgagtggggattcaaatctTGTTTTCCCAGGTCAAAAGCCTCAATATGGTATTTCCAGCATTACAACTCCAGCATCTATATGAGTTAGACAATCTTGTAGGGGCATTGTGGAGTCCAGTACAGACAACCCATGTTTTAGGTTGCCAGAGTAGATGTGGAGCAAGGGTGGCATAGAGCAGGGTGTTTCAATTGCAAGCAGTTTCACACAAGCACACAATTACCTGGAAAACAACCCTCACacaaattgggagttgcctgtatacccaaaatatttttcttttccttttcttgctcAATCAATAAACATTTTATATAGATTCTAAAGCAAATTCCAATTGTTTAGGATGTTCATTgtaaacaaatataaaatggtacatgttggggcaaaaaaaatatatatcttaatttcacatatacaatTCCTGAAATTCTTTTAAGTGGACATTCCAGGGATAGCACATGGATGGGAACTTTAGCATACAAGGTGCATGTTCAAGTTATGATTCCTCTCTTAAACTGCTCCCATTGTGTAAAGAATAGTTTTAGGACACATTATTAAAGGTAAGCATTCCTAAGCATTACTAGAATTCCTGAATACATAGTGGTCCCATGAGGGCTACACATGGGGAAGGTTACTTCCACTGTCCCTATTTTGTGAGTGCATTTCAATCACAAACCAGCAATTTAACATTGTACAATTGAAGCAAAGTTGGTGTTCctttatcttccttccttccttcatttatttatttgacttgtCAATTGCTTgttacccaaaggtctccaagtacatatagaagcattttaaatacataaaCTGTATCAAATTTGAGGTGGATTTTTAAGTAGAACAAAATGGTGGCTTACACATTCAGTTTACCACTGTTCAAAATGATGCACATTCAATTGacaaatattttcatttcttctgATCGTTAAAAAACTGGATCTGTCATGAAGCTGGTGAACTTCCTAAAACCTTTCCACATGGCTTCCTTCACTTCCTTATTTCTCAGGCTGTATATGAGGGGATTGACCATGGGGGTCAGGACTGTATAGCAAAGAGAGAAGATTTTCTTCACATATCTGAGATCGCTGGACCGTGGGAGCATATAGACCAGCATCAGAGTTCCATAAAAGAGAGCCACTACAGTGAGGTGGGATGAGCAGGTGGAGAAGGCCTTTTGCCTCCCAGTAGTGGAAGGGATTTGTAGGATTGTGACAATGATGAAAATGTAAGATGTTAATGTGagtagaaatggaggcagtgtgaAGGCACAGGCAAAGATGAATGCGGTCATTTCTACAACATATGTGTCGCTGCATGATATTTCTTTGATGACTGGGGACAAATCACAGAGGTAATGATCAATTTCATTAGGGCCACAGAAGGACAATGAAGACACTGAAAGTGTTGTACTTGTGCTCACCAGAACTCCACTTGCCCAAGACACGGCTGCCAACTGTAGACATAACCTACCATTCATGAGACTGGCATAGTGTAATGGTTTACATACAGCTAGGTACCTATCGTAAGACATTACAGACAGGAAGTAGCATTCAGCACCTCCGAGGCAAGCAAATATATAAAACTGCACAAAGCAGGCTTTTATGGATATACTTTTCCCCCCAGTCAAGAGACTTGATAATATTCTAGGCAGGATTGCTGAGCTGTAGCAACATTCCAAGAAAGAGAGGTTCCCTAGAAAGAAATACATGGGGGTGTGAAGCTGTCGATCAGTCACAACCAACAAAACGATGAGAAGGTTTCCAGCCATGGTCACCAAGTAGATCACTAGGAAGAGTAGGAAAAGAAGAAATTCCAATTTATTAAGGTCTCCAAATCCTAAGAGTATGAACTCAGCAATAGTTGTTtgattttgcttctctctctttgccaATGGCATCATCTGGAGAAAATCAAACACAATATATTTAACATTATATCATTATACCAGACTCGTTCTCATATGCTTAAACTCTGAAGCTATTATCTCTCCAAAGATTGAACATCAAGACCTTTTCTTTACTCAGTAGTAAAATGTTAATGACAAGTCACTGTGAGCTTTCAGTATTTTGAAAACTAaagttttgattgattgattgattgattgccttcTGCTATCTGCTGCCATTGACATGTCCTGTGAAACCTCACTACAGATGGGAGAAAATCCAATTTTGCTGATATTAGCAGAGATCTTACAGTGGGAAGTGTGAATATAGAGGAGAACCAGGCTCTTTGTTTTCATTATATCAGTCTTTATCATCAAATAGATTATCTCTTCAAGAGCACAGGGAACTGCTGCCTGGGGATGCTTGACAAATGCAACTTTTGTGAATTCTGATTAAAAAACTAAGCAGATCCACACAGCCCAGACTAATTTATTTGCTGGGGTTTAGTAATCCACTTGGTTTCATACTTCCTGAATGTTCAACTCATTTGAAAAGTGTGCCGACATCTATTAAATACGTATTTATAGAGAAAACACATTTGAAAATACATATTAAATGCAATTTTCATGTGGCTATTAATATAGGAGAGCACGTGTAAAACTGACAGAGACAAAATGTAGACTGACTTATCCAGCTATATCCCTGCTGCTGCTAGAAACACAGAAAGCAATGGATGTTGCATGTGCAATTCTGTAAACAAATTTCCCTTTGTAGGCTTCCAGTCCAAGAAGCCCCCAATACAACATCAACTCAGTGTTGTGGTGTTGTGAATGGTAGGTTCAGTTTGTGGAAATTATTAGGAATCAAAGTGACTATGAAATGAAATGTTGCAGTGCTGTTTTCATATATTGTTGGGTGGTTGGTTGGAATGCTGCACTCTTCCAGGTTATTTGATTTGATGCTCACTCCCCCATGGTGTACTATTTCAGGACCACTAACCATCCttgggttttgtgtttttgttttttggtctgtTTAAGGTCTTCTCATTCAGGGTCTTCACTCCCTTCCTACAGTGTTGTTTTGTATTTCCATGAATTTTCAGACTCCTACAAGCCTGCTGATCCTTCCCTCTGTATAAGTGAAACCAGGTTGGCTAAATAAGGACCTGAACTCAAAAATCACTATATTGTGGTGTGTAACACCACAACAGCTACAACAGCCAGAATAATAATGTATAAATCTATGGTACAGTCATTGTAAGGAAAACTGCAAAGTTCTGGTTAAGTTATCTTATCACATAAGGTACATCATAGAAATGTTTTGAAAACAATCACTGAAATAGTAAATAGTTTTGAGCATGTTccctgccaaaaaaagagagattaaaGGTATTGAA is a genomic window containing:
- the LOC117057899 gene encoding olfactory receptor 5B21-like, coding for MGRAGWRNQTTVTEFILLGFEDLPKLQGLFFLVFLIIYLVTLCGNLLITVLIVTDRCLHTPMYFFLGNLSCLEICYSSAVLPRMLASFLTGLKEISFAGCLVQYYVFACLAGTECYLLSAMSYDRYLAVCKPLHYASLMNGQLCFQLSAGSWVCGFLVSTITTISMSWLFFCGPNEIDHYICDLKAMLKLSCSDTYWVELIYIVFACTFTLPPFLLTMTSYIYIIATILRISSTTGRKKTFSTCSSHLLVVSLFYGTLIMVYMVPRVSILRHLRKVFSLFYTVLTPMVNPLIYSLRNKDVNEALGRILGRCPPFTMPLKIQFGKLKPFS
- the LOC117057900 gene encoding olfactory receptor 10A6-like, with the protein product MPLAKREKQNQTTIAEFILLGFGDLNKLEFLLFLLFLVIYLVTMAGNLLIVLLVVTDRQLHTPMYFFLGNLSFLECCYSSAILPRILSSLLTGGKSISIKACFVQFYIFACLGGAECYFLSVMSYDRYLAVCKPLHYASLMNGRLCLQLAAVSWASGVLVSTSTTLSVSSLSFCGPNEIDHYLCDLSPVIKEISCSDTYVVEMTAFIFACAFTLPPFLLTLTSYIFIIVTILQIPSTTGRQKAFSTCSSHLTVVALFYGTLMLVYMLPRSSDLRYVKKIFSLCYTVLTPMVNPLIYSLRNKEVKEAMWKGFRKFTSFMTDPVF